In one window of Astyanax mexicanus isolate ESR-SI-001 chromosome 18, AstMex3_surface, whole genome shotgun sequence DNA:
- the LOC111194212 gene encoding E3 SUMO-protein ligase CBX4-like: MEPSALGDHVFTVESIQKKRVHKGRLQYLVKWRGWSAKYNTWEPEENILDPHLLVTFQNREHQEQMMGFRKRGRKPKYHLKQVPSFAQRPGILSSLQEALSNGKKKHCYHLKSRKHHHNQVDAKMYPKVKEEPKGSWNLPQVLHQQWIQNKVSECLNNVRDITKELEKLPACVIGGETSELGSNIIPREAPASGMSSKLKIVKNKNINGRIVIVMGKYAEGGTQTGNSVENESDITGKNRHSAENGCKEENEDEIELSPCRFTVANMENNLKEEGVTKSIPFLNPSEKSIHLCLDPRSGQGAQKRRFSEPEIEQDSEVKRFLSSENTGVPISGFSQCQIKNSHIYGRQHSNKQCFELFGCQDEPIDLSYSRKLRSPIPDKSQINRNSKASEKQIESLKEQTEKEPESTLIQSFTPFLGDVIITDVTTNCLTVTFKEYVTVWK, encoded by the exons ATGGAGCCATCTGCTTTGGGAGATCACGTCTTTACCGTGGAGAGCATTCAGAAGAAGCGGGTCCATAAG GGCAGGTTGCAGTATCTGGTCAAGTGGAGAGGCTGGTCAGCCAA GTATAACACATGGGAACCAGAGGAAAACATCCTAGACCCACATCTGCTGGTCACCTTCCAAAACAG agAGCATCAGGAGCAGATGATGGGTTTTCGCAAAAGGGGACGAAAACCAAAATATCATCTCAAACAG GTCCCCTCATTTGCTCAAAGACCTGGAATCCTCTCCAGTCTGCAGGAGGCGCTGTCCAATGGGAAAAAGAAGCACTGCTACCACCTGAAAAGCAGGAAACACCACCACAACCAGGTTGATGCCAAAATGTACCCAAAGGTAAAGGAGGAACCTAAAGGAAGCTGGAACCTTCCTCAGGTCCTGCATCAGCAGTGGATTCAGAATAAGGTTTCAGAGTGTTTGAACAATGTGAGGGACATTACCAAAGAACTTGAGAAGCTTCCAGCTTGTGTTATTGGTGGTGAGACATCTGAGCTAGGCTCTAACATCATTCCTAGAGAAGCTCCTGCAAGTGGAATGAGCAGCAAGCTGAAGATTGTGAAGAACAAGAATATAAATGGACGGATTGTGATTGTCATGGGCAAGTATGCGGAAGGGGGCACCCAGACTGGCAATAGTGTGGAAAACGAGTCAGATATAACAGGAAAGAATAGACACAGTGCTGAGAACGGCTGCAAAGAGGAAAACGAAGATGAGATCGAGCTTTCTCCATGTAGATTTACTGTGGCCAATATGGAGAACAACCTCAAGGAGGAAGGTGTGACCAAGTCTATCCCGTTTCTAAATCCTTCAGAAAAGAGTATCCATCTCTGTTTAGATCCAAGAAGTGGACAAGGAGCTCAAAAGAGGCGTTTCTCAGAACCAGAGATTGAGCAGGACAGTGAGGTCAAAAGGTTCTTGAGCTCTGAGAATACAGGTGTACCAATTTCAGGGTTCAGTCAATGTCAAATCAAAAACTCCCACATTTACGGTCGCCAGCACTCAAACAAACAATGCTTTGAATTATTTGGCTGCCAGGATGAGCCAATAGATCTGAGCTATTCAAGAAAACTACGCAGTCCGATCCCAGACAAATCTCAAATTAACAGAAATTCTAAAGCATCTGAAAAACAGATAGAGTCTCTGAaagaacagacagaaaaagaaCCAGAATCTACATTGATTCAAAGCTTCACGCCTTTTCTTGGTGATGTAATAATAACAGATGTTACAACAAACTGCCTCACTGTGACGTTTAAGGAGTATGTTACTGTCTggaaataa